The genomic region TCCCCCCATCTTTTCTAAAAAATGCCAACAAAATGAATAAAACCCGCTTCTAGTCTAATTTTACTACTAGAAGCGGGGGTTTGTCAACAGTCTGAAAATAAGGGGGAAACCCCTTATTTTTTTATATTTATATGATATAATAAAAGAAAGTATTAATTATAGAGGTGAAAAATGAGAAAATATGATGATTATCATAAAAGTGTAATGGTTGAAGAAGTATTAGAAAATTTAATAACAAAAGATGATGGAATATATGTAGATTGTACCGCTGGTGAAGGTGGTCATATTAAAGCTATTTATGAAAAAACAAATGGAAAAGCTAAATTAATTGGTGTAGATTTAGATTACGAGGTTTTAGAAATTGCTGAAAAAAGATTAAAAGAAATATCTGATGATATAGAACTTTTTAAATCTTCATATAGAGATATTGATATAGTATTATATGGTTTAGGAATAGAGAAAGTCGATGGATTTTTGATGGATTTAGGAGTTTCTACATTTCAATTAAAAGGAGAAAATCGCGGTTTTACTTTCATGCAAGATGAACCTCTTGATATGAGAATGGATCCAGATTCCGATTTTACTGCATGGAATGTAGTAAATGAATATGATCAAGAAAAATTATCAAAGATTATTTTTGAGTATGGCGAAGAATTTAAATTTGCAAGAAAAATTGCAAGAAGTATTGTAAACTCTAGACCAATAAACACTACTTTTGAATTAGTTGAGGCTATTAAAAAAGCTTTGCCTCCAAAAGAAAGATACAGAAGGAAAAGACATTTTGCTACTAAAACTTTTCAAGCTATTCGAATAGAAGTAAATAAGGAATTTGATAACATTATTACAGCTTTAGAAAAATTTCCAGAATTTTTAAATGTTGGTGGAAGAATTTGTGTAATTTCTTTTCATTCTTTAGAAGATAAAATTGTTAAGAATTTTTTTAGAAATCATGAAAAATTAAAGTTATTGACAAAAAAGCCGATATTACCTAAAGAAGAAGAAATAAAAGAAAACCCCAGAGCAAGGAGTGCTCGAATTAGGGTAGCCGAAAGGATTTAAGGGGGGTTAAATTATGGAAAAGCGAATTTCAGTTCCAACTATTAACCAAAAGGCTTTGCAACAAATCAAAGGACTCTCAATATCTTTTGTACTTCTTTTTTCTTTAATTATTATTATGGTGTTTTTTATTGTAGCTACAATCAATATTGGTTCTAAAGTTCAAACATTGAAGAATAACCTATCTTCTTTAAATGCTAGAATCGATGATTATAGCACTAAAATTCAATCTGTAAACACCGAGTTAGAATTTTATAAAGAATCCCTTATTTTAATGGAGGAAAATTAACTTTGTGCAAAGATCTCTATTAGTATTTATCATTATAATTATTCTTTACGTAACACTAATTTCCTATATTTTTATTTTGAAACCATATGAAATTTATGAAAATAATAAAATTAATACTAGCGGAAAAAAATTAGCGACCTTAACAGATAGAGAAGGTCGTATTGTTGCTATAGATAAAACAATTTATGAAGTATGGTTAGATTTGAAAACAATAAAAAGTAGAGGAAAGTTAGATTCATTAAAATTTGATTTAGAGAAATTCTTAAGCGAGGAAGATTTTAATAAAAATTATATTATGCTAGGTAAATATAACGATATTTTAGAAATCAAGACTTATCTTCCTAAAAACATTTTAAAATACACAAAAACCTACTTAAGTTATGAAAGAAACTATAATACATCTTATGATTTAAGAAAAAACATTGGAGAAATAAACAAAACAGAATTTGGAATAGAACCATATTTGTCAAATTTAAACATATTAGATAAACAACAAGAAATTAAATTAACTCTAGATTTAAAAATGCAAAAAATCGCATATGAAGAATTATCCAAAATGATTAAGGAACAAGATGCCGAAGGTGGAACAGTTATTATTTTAGAAACAAAAACAGGAAAAATAAGAGCTGCTGTTTCTAACTATCCTTGGAATATGGCTTTTATGGGATATATTGAACCAGGTTCTACAATTAAACCTTTAATTTTTTCTATAGCCTTGGAAGAAGGAATTATTTCTCCTTATCAGAAATTTAACTTAACTCCATACATTTCGCCTGTACCAAATGTTGATTTTACTATAGGCGAAGTTGAAGGACATTATTTCACTACTTTAGATGCAAAAGATGCTATTGCATATTCTTCAAACGTTGCTGCTGTTCAAGTTATGAAAAAAATTATGGAAAATTTTTCTAATGAATGGCTATATAACAAGCTAGAATTAATGGGATTTGGAAAAAAGACAGATGTAGAGTTTAGCAAAGAAATTTCCGGAATACTCGCAAAACCTGAAAATTGGTATAAAATTACCCCATATCAAATAGCTATAGGTCAAGGAATAGGTGTTACTCCTATACAACTTGTTTCTATTTTTAATGTTTTTGCTAATGAGGGTAAATATGTTAAACCTACATTTTTAGAAAACAATAATACTAAAAGTTTTCAAGTATTTTCTCCAGAAATATCAAACTTAATGAAAGATTGGTTAAGGTATACTATGTTAAAAGGGACTGCTAGAAGCGCATACAAACCAGGAGTTTTAATAGCCGGAAAAACTGGTACTGCACAAAAAGCAATTTCCGGAGAAGGGTATTCAGATAAATATTATTCATTGTTTGTAGGTTTTTTCCCTGCATCAAAACCAAAATATACAATTGTTTCTATTATCGATGATCCCAAAAAAGAATATTATGGTGGTGAAGTTGCAGCACCTGTTGCTACAAATATATTTTACAGATTAGAAAACTTTAATAATACTAATTACACAAAAGTACTAAATGGATATCTTCCAAAACTGACCGGAAAATCTTTATCTGAAGCTTTATTTATTTTAAAATCACTAGGTATAGATGATAGTAAAATAATTATTCACGGAAATGGAAATTTTGTTATTAATCAAACCCCTGATATTTCCTATGAAATTAATAAAATAGATTATATAATTTTATCTTTAGGAGATGAATTAAATGAAAAAAATATTAATATTCGGTGATTCAAAAATAAAGAAAAATATTACAATAAAGAATTTATTAAAAGAATATAGCGGCACTCTAGTTAAAATTTCTAAATCATCAAAAGATCCTTTAGAAGAATTAAATAATAATATAATGTCAAATTCCTTATTTGGAGATAAAAAAAATATTTTAATAGATGAACTAAATAAATTTTCCGACAAAATAAAAGATACTATTATTAACCAAATAAAAGAATTAGAATCTGAGGATATAGAATTATTTATAATTTCAAATGATTCTAAATTAAAAATAAAATTTGATCAAACATTTGATTGTTCATTACCAAAACATTGGGAAGTAGATAAATGGATTAATTTTATTAAAGATATCGCTTCTTTTTTTAATACTACTATAAAAGATGATGCTGCTGAATACTTATTAAACTTATATGGATATAATGATGTTTATCTTTTTGAAGAATTAAAAAAATTATCTATATATTCTGATGAAACCATAACAACTGAAGATATTAAAGAAATTGGATATTTATACTCAAATATTGACTTTGAAAATTTTTCTTATCTCTTATCTTCTAAAAGAAAAGAGGAAGTATTAGAATTAGCAAAAAAGTATTTATCTAATCCTGATTTTTATATTACTCCTTTTATTAGTTATTTATTCCGTTATTTTTTAGACTTATATCGTGTTATAATTAATATAGAACCTAAAAAAAAGTTTAGCTGGCCAGAAGCTCAAAAAATATCTCAAGATACTGATGTATCAAAAATGAGAGTAAAAAAATTTTTAGGAATACGATTTAAAAACGAAAAAGAATTTTATGCAAATCACACACTATTTTATACTAAAAAAGATTTAATGGATATAATTATTAAATTAGAAGAATATGATAGGCTTGCTAAAATTGGAGAAAATAAAGATTTAATTTTTATGAACATTATTTTTGATATATGTGGGTGATATTATGGGATTAGGAAAAAGTATATATGACTTAACCAATTTATTTACTATTTTTAGATGGAATAATAGACCAGCATTATTAAGATTTACTGAGGCTGATAATGTATACCATAGCTTATTGTTATCTCTAATAGCTATAGAATATCTTAATAATAAAGGGTATAACTTTTCTATTGCAAAAAATATAAAAGCTAAAATCTATAAAGAGCTTCCTAAAATCATTTTATCTGATATATCTTTAGATACAAAAAATAGGATTCTACAAAAAGATAATAAAATTTGGGATGAAGTTCTTAAAAAAAGCTATAATGAGCTTAAAGAACACAAAATAATTAATTTTTTTGAAGAAGAATATGATAATGAATTTGAAAAATATGCTAATTTTATTGATTTAATGGTTTCTTTAAAAGAAATTGAAATTAATAGCAGAATATTTCCAGAATATTTTGCTATACCAAAAGAAGAAACAGAAAAAAAATTAAGAAAAATGAGAATTGATTTGCCATATATAAATGATTTAGAAAGTATTTTAAGTTATGTTTTAAAAACTTCTACTAGAATGACTACAATGTATAGATGGAATAAAAATCATAGAAATATAAAAAGCTCTGTTTCCTCACATACTTTCATGGTAGTATCTACTTCAATAATTTTTTACCATTTAAATAAAAACACAAATGAAAAATTACTGGAAGATATTATTATTGCAAGTATATTACATGATTTCCCTGAAGCTTTTACAGGAGACGTTATTACTCCTACTAAGAAAAAAGTAAAAGGATTAGAAAATATTATTTCTTCTATTGAAGAAGAAATGATTGAAGAATGGTTTAAACATGATGATGATACTGCTATAATATTTAGTAAATACAAACAACATATGATAAATCCTTTCACTAATGAATATGGAAAATATGTTAGATCATCTGATATATTTAATGCAATGCTCGAATGCGCTATTGAAATTAGTTCTGGTAATTCGCAAAATCTTTTTAAAGAAGCTTTTTTCAGCATGAAAAAAGAATTAAAAAAGTATAATTTCGATTTTATATATGATTTAATAGATGAAATAGAAAAAATTACATTTTTTAAATAGTTTCTTGTTTAAATAGTTACTCCCCAAAATAATAATTTTTCATTAATATATAAGGAGGGGAGAATATGTTATATTTTGCTATTTTAATTCCATTATTAGCCTTAACATTTGCTATGATTAACTATTTTTCAGTATTAAAATTAGACGAAGGCACTGATAAAATGAAAGAAGTGGCTAAAGCAATAAGAGAAGGGGCTAATACTTTTATCAACCATGAATACAAGACAGTGGGGTTGTATGTAGTATTTATCTCAATTATATTAATGATTGTAACAGATATTAATGTAGGTTTAGCCTTT from Marinitoga litoralis harbors:
- the rsmH gene encoding 16S rRNA (cytosine(1402)-N(4))-methyltransferase RsmH; the encoded protein is MRKYDDYHKSVMVEEVLENLITKDDGIYVDCTAGEGGHIKAIYEKTNGKAKLIGVDLDYEVLEIAEKRLKEISDDIELFKSSYRDIDIVLYGLGIEKVDGFLMDLGVSTFQLKGENRGFTFMQDEPLDMRMDPDSDFTAWNVVNEYDQEKLSKIIFEYGEEFKFARKIARSIVNSRPINTTFELVEAIKKALPPKERYRRKRHFATKTFQAIRIEVNKEFDNIITALEKFPEFLNVGGRICVISFHSLEDKIVKNFFRNHEKLKLLTKKPILPKEEEIKENPRARSARIRVAERI
- a CDS encoding penicillin-binding transpeptidase domain-containing protein, with product MQRSLLVFIIIIILYVTLISYIFILKPYEIYENNKINTSGKKLATLTDREGRIVAIDKTIYEVWLDLKTIKSRGKLDSLKFDLEKFLSEEDFNKNYIMLGKYNDILEIKTYLPKNILKYTKTYLSYERNYNTSYDLRKNIGEINKTEFGIEPYLSNLNILDKQQEIKLTLDLKMQKIAYEELSKMIKEQDAEGGTVIILETKTGKIRAAVSNYPWNMAFMGYIEPGSTIKPLIFSIALEEGIISPYQKFNLTPYISPVPNVDFTIGEVEGHYFTTLDAKDAIAYSSNVAAVQVMKKIMENFSNEWLYNKLELMGFGKKTDVEFSKEISGILAKPENWYKITPYQIAIGQGIGVTPIQLVSIFNVFANEGKYVKPTFLENNNTKSFQVFSPEISNLMKDWLRYTMLKGTARSAYKPGVLIAGKTGTAQKAISGEGYSDKYYSLFVGFFPASKPKYTIVSIIDDPKKEYYGGEVAAPVATNIFYRLENFNNTNYTKVLNGYLPKLTGKSLSEALFILKSLGIDDSKIIIHGNGNFVINQTPDISYEINKIDYIILSLGDELNEKNINIR
- a CDS encoding DNA polymerase III subunit delta: MKKILIFGDSKIKKNITIKNLLKEYSGTLVKISKSSKDPLEELNNNIMSNSLFGDKKNILIDELNKFSDKIKDTIINQIKELESEDIELFIISNDSKLKIKFDQTFDCSLPKHWEVDKWINFIKDIASFFNTTIKDDAAEYLLNLYGYNDVYLFEELKKLSIYSDETITTEDIKEIGYLYSNIDFENFSYLLSSKRKEEVLELAKKYLSNPDFYITPFISYLFRYFLDLYRVIINIEPKKKFSWPEAQKISQDTDVSKMRVKKFLGIRFKNEKEFYANHTLFYTKKDLMDIIIKLEEYDRLAKIGENKDLIFMNIIFDICG
- a CDS encoding YfbR-like 5'-deoxynucleotidase — translated: MGLGKSIYDLTNLFTIFRWNNRPALLRFTEADNVYHSLLLSLIAIEYLNNKGYNFSIAKNIKAKIYKELPKIILSDISLDTKNRILQKDNKIWDEVLKKSYNELKEHKIINFFEEEYDNEFEKYANFIDLMVSLKEIEINSRIFPEYFAIPKEETEKKLRKMRIDLPYINDLESILSYVLKTSTRMTTMYRWNKNHRNIKSSVSSHTFMVVSTSIIFYHLNKNTNEKLLEDIIIASILHDFPEAFTGDVITPTKKKVKGLENIISSIEEEMIEEWFKHDDDTAIIFSKYKQHMINPFTNEYGKYVRSSDIFNAMLECAIEISSGNSQNLFKEAFFSMKKELKKYNFDFIYDLIDEIEKITFFK